A section of the Pseudomonas fluorescens genome encodes:
- a CDS encoding PA3611 family quorum-sensing-regulated virulence factor, translating to MLRLMLRLAAPTVALALVLPLGAQAASLVELQMNKKLQSVAAESNKDLPREIDEQTLEVAYTVEGMQLIDHLSVLPERAEQMRANPKAVYFQLGQSVCLNKGYRELMAKGAVMRYEITENKTNRPVASVKFVEADCPAPSKKKK from the coding sequence ATGCTGCGTCTTATGTTGCGTCTTGCCGCCCCGACCGTCGCCCTGGCGCTGGTATTGCCCTTGGGCGCCCAGGCGGCCTCCCTGGTGGAACTGCAAATGAACAAGAAACTGCAAAGCGTCGCAGCGGAAAGCAACAAAGACCTCCCCAGGGAAATTGATGAACAAACCCTGGAAGTGGCCTACACCGTCGAAGGCATGCAGTTGATTGACCACCTGAGCGTGCTGCCCGAGCGTGCCGAACAGATGCGCGCCAACCCGAAGGCCGTGTACTTCCAGCTGGGACAAAGCGTCTGCCTGAACAAAGGCTACCGCGAGCTGATGGCCAAGGGCGCCGTCATGCGCTACGAAATCACCGAAAACAAGACCAACCGCCCAGTGGCATCGGTCAAGTTCGTCGAGGCTGATTGCCCGGCCCCGTCCAAGAAGAAAAAGTAA
- a CDS encoding TIGR00730 family Rossman fold protein, whose product MPDQPNDLLTHHFPESGTDLTQQVEAQLKQIAPSSPNISLYRDMILTVLRMAQDDRDRWNAKITLKAINELDNAFRVLEQFKGRRKVTVFGSARTPVESPLYALAREVGTALAHSDLMVITGGGGGIMAAAHEGAGLAHSLGFNITLPFEQHANPTIDGTENLLSFHFFFTRKLFFVKEADGLVLCPGGFGTLDEALEVLTLIQTGKSPLVPVVLLDEPGGGFWKGALDFVRSQLEANRYILPTDLKLLRLVHSADEAVNEINQFYANFHSTRWLKRQFVVRMNHPLSERALAHIQTAFADLRLSDDFQQSAYGGEEHDEARFSHLTRLVFNFTGRNQGRLRELVDYINLPENWAQAQGKAQQRVTPEPA is encoded by the coding sequence ATGCCTGATCAACCGAACGACCTCCTGACCCATCATTTTCCAGAAAGCGGGACCGACCTCACACAGCAGGTCGAAGCGCAACTCAAGCAGATTGCCCCCAGCAGCCCGAATATTTCGCTCTATCGCGACATGATCCTCACCGTGCTGCGCATGGCCCAGGATGACCGCGACCGCTGGAACGCCAAGATCACCTTGAAAGCGATAAACGAACTGGACAATGCGTTTCGCGTGCTCGAACAGTTCAAGGGCCGACGCAAGGTCACCGTCTTCGGCTCGGCTCGTACCCCAGTGGAAAGCCCGCTCTACGCTCTGGCCCGGGAAGTGGGGACGGCTCTGGCCCACTCGGACCTGATGGTCATCACCGGCGGCGGTGGCGGCATTATGGCTGCGGCCCACGAAGGCGCGGGCCTGGCCCACAGCCTGGGGTTCAATATCACCCTACCCTTCGAGCAGCATGCCAACCCGACCATTGATGGCACGGAAAACCTGCTGTCGTTCCACTTCTTCTTTACCCGCAAACTGTTCTTCGTCAAGGAGGCCGACGGGCTAGTGCTATGCCCTGGTGGCTTCGGCACTCTGGATGAAGCACTGGAAGTCCTGACCCTGATCCAGACTGGCAAGAGCCCCCTGGTTCCGGTGGTGCTGCTGGACGAGCCTGGCGGCGGATTCTGGAAAGGCGCCTTGGATTTTGTTCGCAGCCAGTTGGAGGCCAACCGCTACATCCTGCCGACTGATCTCAAGCTGCTGCGCCTGGTGCACAGCGCCGACGAGGCGGTGAATGAAATCAACCAGTTCTATGCCAACTTCCATTCCACCCGCTGGCTGAAACGCCAGTTCGTGGTACGCATGAACCACCCGCTCAGCGAGCGCGCATTGGCGCATATACAGACGGCATTCGCCGATCTGCGGCTGAGTGATGACTTCCAGCAATCGGCCTATGGGGGCGAAGAACACGATGAAGCGCGCTTCAGCCATTTGACGCGGCTGGTGTTCAACTTCACCGGCCGGAATCAGGGGCGGCTGCGGGAACTGGTGGATTACATCAACTTGCCGGAGAACTGGGCCCAAGCCCAAGGCAAAGCACAGCAACGGGTGACACCGGAACCGGCGTAA
- the recX gene encoding recombination regulator RecX produces MTVVLDTLVAVRRTAMDLLARREHGRVELTRKLRQRGASPEMVETALDRLTEEGLLSEARYLESFVSYRARSGYGPARIREELSQRGLQRADIDLALRECGISWQTQLEDTWRRKFAGHLPIDARERAKQGRFLSYRGFSMEMISRLLSGRDLDD; encoded by the coding sequence ATGACAGTTGTACTCGATACGTTGGTTGCCGTACGGCGTACGGCAATGGACCTGCTCGCACGACGCGAGCATGGTCGTGTCGAGTTGACGCGCAAATTGCGTCAGCGTGGCGCTTCTCCCGAAATGGTTGAAACAGCCCTCGACCGCCTGACGGAAGAGGGGCTGCTTTCCGAAGCCCGTTATCTCGAAAGTTTTGTTTCCTATCGGGCGCGCTCGGGCTACGGCCCGGCGCGGATTCGTGAAGAGCTGAGCCAGCGTGGCTTGCAACGCGCCGATATCGATCTGGCACTGCGTGAGTGTGGCATCAGTTGGCAGACGCAATTGGAAGACACCTGGCGCCGAAAATTTGCCGGCCATCTGCCGATTGATGCCCGTGAGCGTGCCAAGCAAGGGCGTTTTTTGAGCTATCGCGGATTTTCGATGGAGATGATCAGCCGTTTGTTGAGCGGCCGGGATCTGGACGACTGA
- the recA gene encoding recombinase RecA has protein sequence MDDNKKKALAAALGQIERQFGKGAVMRMGDHDRQAIPAISTGSLGLDIALGIGGLPKGRIVEIYGPESSGKTTLTLSVIAQAQKMGATCAFVDAEHALDPEYAGKLGVNVDDLLVSQPDTGEQALEITDMLVRSNAIDVIVVDSVAALVPKAEIEGEMGDMHVGLQARLMSQALRKITGNIKNANCLVIFINQIRMKIGVMFGSPETTTGGNALKFYASVRLDIRRTGAVKEGDEVVGSETRVKVVKNKVAPPFRQAEFQILYGKGIYLNGEMIDLGVLHGFVEKSGAWYAYNGSKIGQGKANSAKFLQDNPDIAATLEKQIRDKLLTAAPDVKAAANREPVDDMAEADADS, from the coding sequence ATGGACGACAACAAGAAGAAAGCCTTGGCTGCGGCCCTGGGTCAGATCGAACGTCAATTCGGCAAGGGTGCCGTAATGCGTATGGGCGATCACGACCGTCAGGCGATCCCGGCTATTTCCACTGGCTCTCTGGGTCTGGACATCGCGCTCGGCATTGGCGGCCTGCCAAAGGGCCGTATCGTTGAAATCTACGGTCCAGAATCTTCTGGTAAAACCACCCTGACCCTGTCGGTGATTGCCCAGGCCCAAAAAATGGGCGCCACCTGCGCGTTCGTCGATGCCGAGCACGCCCTGGATCCTGAATACGCAGGCAAGCTGGGCGTCAATGTCGACGACCTGCTGGTTTCGCAGCCGGACACCGGTGAACAAGCGTTGGAAATCACTGACATGCTGGTGCGCTCCAACGCCATCGACGTGATCGTGGTCGACTCCGTGGCAGCATTGGTACCGAAGGCCGAGATCGAAGGCGAAATGGGCGACATGCACGTCGGCCTGCAAGCCCGCCTCATGTCCCAGGCCCTGCGTAAAATCACCGGTAACATCAAGAACGCCAACTGCCTGGTGATCTTCATCAACCAGATCCGGATGAAGATCGGTGTGATGTTCGGCAGCCCGGAAACCACTACCGGTGGTAACGCGCTGAAGTTCTACGCTTCGGTTCGCCTGGACATCCGTCGTACCGGCGCGGTGAAGGAAGGTGACGAGGTTGTCGGTAGCGAAACTCGCGTCAAGGTTGTCAAGAACAAGGTGGCTCCACCATTCCGTCAGGCCGAGTTCCAGATTCTCTACGGCAAGGGTATCTACCTGAACGGCGAGATGATCGACCTGGGCGTGCTGCACGGCTTCGTCGAGAAGTCCGGTGCCTGGTATGCCTACAACGGCAGCAAGATTGGCCAGGGCAAGGCCAACTCGGCCAAGTTCCTGCAGGACAATCCTGATATTGCGGCGACCCTTGAGAAGCAGATTCGCGACAAACTGCTGACCGCAGCGCCAGACGTCAAGGCTGCGGCCAACCGCGAACCTGTTGATGACATGGCAGAAGCTGACGCTGATAGCTGA
- a CDS encoding CinA family protein, with protein MKEITQLAAELGRRLQVLNAHVTTAESCTGGGIAEAITRIPGSSAWFEAGYVTYSNRQKTRQLNVPEGLFPKVGAVSREVVEAMARGAQEKSLARFAVAVSGVAGPDGGSADKPVGTVWLAWGVGEEVTAECQHFPGNRDEVRRQTVKAALEGLLRRAAAEIENQG; from the coding sequence GTGAAGGAAATTACCCAACTCGCCGCTGAACTTGGCCGGCGTTTGCAGGTGCTCAATGCCCACGTCACCACTGCCGAATCCTGTACCGGTGGCGGTATTGCCGAAGCAATCACGCGGATTCCCGGGAGTTCGGCCTGGTTCGAGGCCGGGTACGTGACGTATTCCAATCGCCAGAAGACGCGCCAGTTGAATGTGCCAGAAGGGTTGTTCCCCAAGGTCGGCGCGGTGAGCCGTGAAGTGGTCGAGGCCATGGCCAGGGGCGCCCAGGAAAAAAGCCTGGCGCGGTTTGCCGTGGCGGTCAGCGGTGTCGCGGGGCCCGATGGCGGTTCTGCGGACAAGCCGGTGGGCACCGTATGGTTGGCCTGGGGGGTAGGCGAAGAGGTTACAGCCGAGTGCCAGCACTTCCCCGGCAACCGCGACGAGGTCCGCCGACAAACGGTAAAGGCCGCATTAGAGGGGCTGTTGCGACGAGCTGCAGCAGAAATAGAAAATCAGGGGTAG
- a CDS encoding lysis system i-spanin subunit Rz, with product MWLNGRALGVALLIVIPAAASWQIQAWRHGLELERQAARSSERLNRQSQAALGEYRAEQDRRQALERQLRASDQQHTRELSDAQRHQVSLRDRLATADVRLSVLLDAVGPGSGPAMPATATARSVVHGTPRGRLDPAHAQRVIGITDAGDNGLIALRACQAYVRAVTR from the coding sequence ATGTGGCTGAACGGGCGGGCGCTGGGTGTTGCCCTGTTGATCGTCATCCCGGCGGCGGCCAGTTGGCAGATCCAGGCCTGGCGCCATGGCCTTGAGCTTGAGCGTCAGGCGGCACGGTCTTCAGAACGGCTCAACCGGCAAAGCCAGGCGGCGTTGGGTGAATACCGGGCCGAACAAGACAGGCGCCAGGCGTTGGAGCGGCAGCTGCGCGCCAGTGATCAACAGCACACGCGGGAGTTAAGCGATGCACAGCGTCACCAGGTTTCTTTGCGCGACCGGCTGGCCACTGCTGATGTGCGCTTGTCAGTCCTTCTCGACGCCGTCGGCCCCGGCAGTGGCCCCGCAATGCCAGCCACCGCCACCGCCCGCAGCGTGGTTCATGGAACCCCGCGAGGCCGACTTGACCCGGCGCATGCTCAACGAGTTATCGGCATCACCGATGCCGGCGATAATGGATTGATCGCGTTGCGGGCCTGCCAGGCTTATGTTCGGGCCGTCACCCGGTAA
- a CDS encoding glycoside hydrolase family 19 protein, which translates to MTLTQLQQILPNARAQAGVFISALNAAMLHRNITAPKRMAAFIAQVGHESGDLRYVRELGGEQYLGKYDTGTLAARLGNTPEADGDGQKYRGRGLIQITGRRNYLACSRALFGDERLLHFPELLEQPQWAAESAAWFWQSNGLNELADQDQFTTITRRINGGLNGLEHRQQLWAKARAVLCG; encoded by the coding sequence ATGACACTCACGCAACTGCAGCAGATCCTGCCCAACGCCCGCGCCCAAGCGGGCGTTTTTATTTCGGCGCTGAACGCCGCCATGCTCCACCGCAACATCACCGCCCCCAAACGCATGGCGGCCTTTATCGCTCAGGTCGGTCACGAGTCCGGCGATCTGCGTTACGTGCGTGAGCTGGGCGGCGAGCAATACCTGGGCAAGTACGACACTGGCACCTTGGCTGCACGCCTGGGCAACACGCCCGAGGCCGACGGTGATGGCCAGAAATACCGAGGCCGTGGGTTGATCCAGATTACCGGGCGGCGCAACTACCTGGCCTGTAGCCGGGCGCTGTTTGGCGATGAGCGCCTGTTGCATTTCCCTGAATTGCTGGAGCAACCGCAATGGGCGGCCGAATCCGCCGCGTGGTTCTGGCAAAGCAATGGTTTGAACGAACTGGCGGATCAGGACCAGTTCACCACGATCACTCGCCGGATCAATGGCGGCCTCAATGGGCTGGAGCATCGCCAGCAATTGTGGGCGAAGGCGAGGGCGGTGCTATGTGGCTGA
- a CDS encoding contractile injection system protein, VgrG/Pvc8 family — MAMGFTPVVEIYGANAALINPRLMQWKHTDAAGIESDRLELTLNIEGLEGLPSLGAKIGLRMGYRESGLVEKGEFVITQRTPYLFPMRLALVATAAPFSVADQSGYRQRRSASHGPTTLGALFRQLATRHGFSPRVAPTLDGIAIDHIDQSNETDMGFITRLAGRYNAVTKPVNELYVLAQSGQVKSLSGQQLPDVRLSVTHDNRPGEQAFISARIDESARAKYQGCRVSWWDGAASGQRVVEVGIAPFKTLRQRCQSETEARSVAEGELRRVGREGLSIAIDCPGNPLLCAEGLLLLDETWPGYMQGRWSIDKVTHTGDTTTGYRSSIMARGLAS, encoded by the coding sequence ATGGCAATGGGATTTACCCCGGTCGTGGAGATCTATGGTGCCAACGCGGCATTGATCAACCCGCGGCTGATGCAATGGAAACACACCGACGCGGCGGGTATCGAATCCGACCGCCTGGAACTGACCCTCAATATCGAGGGCCTGGAAGGCCTGCCGAGCCTGGGGGCCAAGATCGGTTTGCGTATGGGTTATCGTGAGTCGGGGCTGGTGGAAAAAGGCGAATTTGTGATCACCCAGCGCACGCCTTATCTGTTTCCCATGCGCCTGGCGTTGGTGGCCACGGCAGCGCCGTTCAGCGTGGCGGACCAGAGTGGCTACCGCCAGCGCCGCTCCGCCAGCCATGGCCCCACGACCCTCGGCGCGCTGTTTCGCCAACTGGCCACGCGGCACGGGTTTTCACCGAGGGTGGCGCCGACACTGGATGGGATTGCGATTGATCATATCGACCAGTCCAACGAGACCGACATGGGCTTTATCACCCGTCTGGCCGGGCGCTACAACGCGGTGACCAAGCCGGTCAACGAGCTGTATGTGCTGGCGCAAAGCGGTCAGGTCAAGTCGCTGTCGGGCCAGCAACTGCCAGATGTGCGGTTGTCGGTAACCCATGACAATCGGCCCGGTGAGCAGGCATTTATCAGCGCCCGCATCGATGAAAGCGCGCGGGCCAAATATCAGGGTTGCCGTGTCAGTTGGTGGGATGGCGCAGCCTCTGGCCAGCGTGTGGTCGAGGTGGGAATCGCACCGTTCAAGACCTTGCGCCAGCGCTGCCAGAGCGAAACCGAAGCACGGTCAGTGGCCGAGGGCGAGTTGCGCCGGGTTGGGCGGGAAGGTCTGAGCATAGCCATCGATTGCCCGGGCAACCCGTTGCTGTGCGCCGAAGGGTTGTTGCTGCTGGATGAAACCTGGCCGGGGTATATGCAGGGGCGCTGGTCGATTGACAAGGTGACCCACACAGGCGACACGACAACGGGCTATCGCAGTTCGATCATGGCCCGTGGATTGGCCTCTTAG
- a CDS encoding tail protein X yields the protein MRRVRSIAGDSVNLLLYRELGRCDDAAEETLWRLNPGLAEHGPVLSADVWVIVPEMDAQTGIARPVSAWD from the coding sequence ATGCGTAGAGTGCGAAGTATTGCCGGTGATTCGGTCAACCTGCTGCTCTACCGCGAGCTGGGGCGTTGCGATGATGCGGCCGAAGAAACCCTCTGGCGCTTGAACCCCGGGCTTGCCGAGCACGGCCCGGTGTTGTCGGCGGACGTCTGGGTGATCGTGCCCGAAATGGACGCGCAAACCGGCATTGCAAGGCCGGTTTCGGCCTGGGATTAA
- a CDS encoding phage tail protein produces the protein MRQQMVLGDFIFGLSRGIAYSTLQRSSDGGWGELEIIASKPQSRQNGQKLEKLTFAGTAMAAVGMQRLDQLRALQDARAPLPLVDGIGRNWGLWRITALTESQANVIDDGTAMVIKWSLVLEEFINA, from the coding sequence ATGCGACAGCAGATGGTGCTGGGCGACTTTATTTTCGGGTTGTCCCGAGGAATCGCCTATTCCACGCTCCAGCGCAGCAGTGATGGTGGCTGGGGCGAACTGGAGATTATTGCCAGCAAGCCCCAGTCGCGGCAGAACGGCCAGAAGCTGGAAAAACTGACCTTCGCCGGCACAGCCATGGCGGCCGTTGGCATGCAGCGTCTGGACCAATTGCGTGCCCTGCAGGATGCACGGGCGCCGCTGCCGCTGGTCGATGGCATCGGTCGCAACTGGGGGCTGTGGCGCATCACTGCGCTCACGGAAAGCCAGGCCAATGTGATCGATGACGGCACCGCCATGGTGATCAAGTGGTCTCTGGTGCTGGAGGAATTTATCAATGCGTAG
- a CDS encoding phage tail assembly protein encodes MAWKPPLHILLSPITADSGAAIEQIQLKPLFYAPQKQALARAGDDEDDQFFELAKLATGFSEKELDQLKRPDYVSIVQYVHDLSTRPASFFLEGSTEPGEEVQLLLPLEVAGRVLTSLTLEMPALRATKVMKKLATNKERAEFITSHCTGLMIPDLDGLTVPDWTELQERIDDFLNKPADFFRRATSR; translated from the coding sequence ATGGCCTGGAAGCCACCCCTGCATATCCTGCTGTCGCCGATCACCGCCGACAGCGGTGCAGCGATCGAGCAGATCCAACTCAAACCTTTGTTCTACGCCCCGCAAAAGCAGGCCCTGGCCCGCGCGGGCGATGATGAGGACGACCAATTCTTCGAGCTGGCCAAGCTGGCCACCGGCTTTTCGGAAAAAGAGCTCGACCAACTCAAGCGCCCGGACTACGTGAGCATTGTCCAGTACGTGCACGACCTGTCGACGCGCCCGGCCTCGTTCTTCCTGGAAGGTTCCACCGAGCCCGGCGAGGAGGTGCAACTGCTGCTGCCGCTGGAAGTGGCTGGCCGCGTGCTGACCAGCCTGACCCTGGAAATGCCTGCCCTGCGCGCCACCAAAGTGATGAAAAAACTCGCCACCAACAAAGAGCGCGCCGAGTTCATCACCTCCCATTGCACCGGCCTGATGATCCCCGACCTGGACGGCCTGACCGTACCTGACTGGACGGAGCTGCAGGAGCGCATCGACGATTTTTTAAACAAACCGGCGGACTTCTTTCGCCGCGCGACATCGAGGTAA
- a CDS encoding phage major tail tube protein, whose protein sequence is MFTNRVRQAIAATLQGLPLSATVEEFTPPKIEFDMEAMAGGRFIAEEMAKSAKVLSAKLVLQGAGPEIMLALGVRLGEDILLNVREAGQDQDGKTYFTYHTVGGKLKSLEEAKLKMGDKATTTLDLSCRTYHRLDNGVPVIDIDVRTQKFVLNGVDILGDARRAVLMP, encoded by the coding sequence ATGTTTACCAACCGAGTCAGACAGGCCATTGCGGCCACTCTCCAGGGCCTGCCGTTGTCGGCGACCGTCGAGGAGTTCACCCCGCCGAAGATCGAGTTCGACATGGAAGCCATGGCCGGCGGGCGCTTTATCGCCGAAGAAATGGCCAAGAGCGCCAAGGTACTGAGCGCCAAATTGGTGCTGCAAGGCGCCGGTCCCGAAATCATGCTGGCCCTGGGCGTGCGCTTGGGCGAAGACATCCTGCTCAATGTGCGCGAGGCGGGCCAGGATCAGGATGGCAAGACCTACTTCACCTACCACACCGTCGGCGGCAAGCTTAAATCCCTGGAGGAAGCCAAGCTGAAGATGGGCGACAAGGCCACCACCACCCTGGACCTGTCCTGCCGTACCTACCACCGCCTGGATAACGGTGTGCCGGTGATCGACATCGATGTGCGCACCCAGAAGTTCGTGCTCAACGGCGTCGACATCCTCGGCGATGCCCGGCGCGCGGTCTTGATGCCGTAA
- a CDS encoding tail protein gives MAEVLNFEHNGITVNASESPEAMGGLGDNVIGLVGTAPNAHLSVPKNAPFRINSFTAQALLDPTGAESGTLFHAVYQILKVVKVPVYVVIVEEGSTPADTLNNVIGGNEPVTGRKLGLAALGSVPEDLTIIGAPGFTGTKAVACEFAAFGKRIKARVVLDGKDASVAEQVTYSGELGGADLGLDRCLLVHNMPSVYSKAAKKNVFLAPSSLAIAALAKVKQWESPGNQVTFAEDVSRVVEYNILDTSTEGDLLNRYGVSYYARTILGGFSLLGNRSITGKFISYVGLEDAISRKLVKAGQKAMAHNLTKSFMDQEVKRINDWLQTLVADETIPGGSVYLHPELNSVEKYKNGTWFIVIDYGRYAPNEHMVYQLNARDEIIEQFLEDVL, from the coding sequence ATGGCTGAGGTTTTGAACTTCGAGCATAACGGCATCACCGTCAATGCCAGCGAATCCCCTGAGGCCATGGGTGGCCTGGGTGACAACGTGATCGGTCTGGTCGGCACTGCGCCCAATGCGCACCTGTCGGTCCCGAAAAACGCCCCGTTCCGTATCAACAGCTTTACCGCCCAGGCGCTGTTGGACCCGACGGGTGCCGAGTCGGGCACGCTGTTTCATGCGGTGTACCAGATCCTCAAAGTGGTCAAGGTGCCGGTCTATGTGGTGATCGTCGAAGAGGGCAGCACCCCCGCCGATACCCTCAACAACGTGATCGGCGGCAATGAGCCGGTGACCGGTCGCAAACTGGGCCTCGCGGCGCTTGGCAGCGTCCCGGAAGACCTGACCATCATCGGCGCCCCGGGCTTTACCGGGACCAAGGCGGTGGCCTGTGAATTTGCCGCGTTCGGCAAGCGCATCAAGGCCCGTGTGGTGCTGGACGGCAAAGACGCCAGCGTCGCCGAGCAAGTGACCTACAGCGGTGAGCTGGGTGGCGCCGACCTGGGTTTGGACCGCTGCCTGCTGGTGCACAACATGCCGTCGGTGTACTCCAAGGCCGCGAAGAAAAACGTGTTCCTCGCGCCGTCGTCCCTGGCCATCGCCGCCCTGGCCAAGGTCAAGCAATGGGAAAGCCCGGGTAACCAGGTGACTTTCGCTGAAGACGTGTCCCGGGTGGTCGAGTACAACATCCTCGACACCTCCACCGAAGGCGACTTGCTCAACCGCTACGGCGTGAGCTACTACGCCCGCACGATCCTCGGCGGCTTCTCGCTGCTGGGTAACCGCTCCATTACCGGCAAGTTCATCAGCTATGTCGGCCTGGAAGACGCCATCAGCCGCAAGCTGGTCAAGGCCGGGCAGAAAGCCATGGCGCATAACCTGACCAAGTCGTTCATGGACCAGGAGGTCAAGCGCATCAACGACTGGCTGCAAACCCTGGTAGCCGACGAAACCATCCCTGGCGGCAGTGTGTACCTGCACCCGGAGCTCAACAGTGTCGAGAAGTACAAGAACGGCACTTGGTTCATCGTGATCGACTACGGCCGCTACGCACCGAATGAACACATGGTTTATCAACTCAATGCCCGCGATGAAATCATCGAGCAGTTCCTGGAGGACGTTCTCTAA
- a CDS encoding ubiquitin-associated domain-containing protein, translated as MIKEFRDKDRTFYNVTVDQLLDMGFSKTEVDTALQIEQAADVAFNRRLAYRIDSDPLYMEWQYDQTEANEKAWRAKVAEIKARYPLPGE; from the coding sequence ATGATCAAAGAATTCAGAGATAAAGATCGGACTTTTTATAACGTGACGGTAGATCAGTTGCTTGACATGGGTTTTTCCAAAACCGAAGTCGACACCGCTTTGCAGATCGAGCAGGCCGCTGATGTGGCTTTCAATCGTCGTCTGGCTTACCGAATAGATTCGGACCCGCTCTATATGGAGTGGCAATACGATCAAACCGAGGCCAACGAGAAAGCGTGGCGAGCAAAGGTCGCCGAAATCAAGGCTCGTTACCCGCTACCGGGCGAGTAA